The DNA window GTGCAAGGTTCGGCGACGTTGTTGGCTGTGAATCAgagctcatcgtgcctcttgtctCCCAGCACCTGGTGAACCTGAATGTCCACCATGTTTGTATGGAAAAAGATTGTCTGGATTTCTCAAGCTGTCCAGTGTTAGAGGAGTTAAAGATGAAGGAGTGCGGCCTTTGGGTGCGCAGCATGTCGTTTCCATCGCTGAAGCGTCTGTTCTTTACTGAATGCAACTTCCCTGTGGATCGCCGCGTCAGTATTTCGGCACCTGGTATTGTTTCACTGCGCCTTCTTCAGTGTGGAGGCAAGACTCCTTTGCTTGAGAGCATACCGTTGCTAGAAACCGCGTCCATTGACCTTTCCCGCTATGAGTGCAAGGATAAGTGTGGGGGATGTATTGATGAAATCTGTGAAGGTTGTCATGGTTATCCTGTTGGGAGTTATTGGAGCATGCTTCTGAATGTTCTGTCCAATGCTATAAATTTGGAGTTGAAGGATCAACCTGAAGTGGTATGCTTCTTGCTTCCACTTATATTCTACTCTGTATCTACTGTAACTGTTATTTGCTATATAGTTTTACATGGATAAACACAAACAACTTGCTTTTTCATTATCACACATTGCTGCTGTCTCTGTCATTACTTGGCTGACATACTTCCCATTGTTTCTTTCTGATGATTATGATAGATTATTGTTACTATCTGTAGCTGTCAATTTTGTACACCATGCAATCTACAATTGTTAGACAGACTGGTTCTTGTCAATTTCTTTAGGAGTTGATAGTATCTGCCTCTATAGTCAATATATCACTGTTTCAGATGCAGAAAAGCTTAGGAAGACATATGGGTTATGAGCACTTCTCATTGCATTTGCATAAGTCAAAATTAGACATTAACTATTGTACATTTGTCCAATCAAGCTCCTGTACTATTGATTGCTTGATGCTAGCCATCAACTTTTTATTTTTGTTAAAGCGCATCATTGGATCATGCAATTTCATTATATAATAGGATCCTGACTAGGCAAAATGAGAATTTAGATGCTTAAGGTGCAGTTCTGTGTATTTGTGACGCTAAAATACCAACCAAGGTTTGTGATATTTTTGCTACTTGTGTAGTATATCTACAAAAGGTTTTTGGAATGTTGCCCCATTTTTGGAAGATTGAAGACTCTTTTACTCGACATGTGGTGCAGGCATGTTGACATGCATGCACTGGTTCGCATTCTTCAGCACACACCAATTCTTGATAAGCTTACACTTCAGCTTCGTAGTGACAAGGTAGAGTTTCTGGATATATGTTACCactgtactaatgaatgtgcaaTGTATACTCTATTTATCTTGTATGTCGTGTCCTGTAGAATCTCTTGTGCGCAGGCCGAGGTGAAAGAAAACATATTCGAATAGAGCAATCATTTTCTTGTCCACATCTTCAGGAAGTCAGCATAGAATGTGAAGAGAAACTAAGGGTCAAGGATAAGGTCAGGCAAATTGTGAAGATCTTGAATAGAAATGGCATACTTAAAGAGCAAATCACTTTCAAGAAGCTCCCAAGGCCAGAAGGTTATAAGTTAACTATTAGCGTTCTTTATGCTTCATACTCCAATTAAAAAAATTGGAACCTTGTTCCTATATATTCTAAGCTGTAATTACTCATCAAGACATCAAGTAGAGCACATAACAACACCCTTTACAGTTACATCCATTATTCAAAATCTATATTATTCTTAGGTATGAACTGTTGTAGTTCAGAACTGTTATTATCTCACCAGGATTATAGTGTGACTAGTAGTGGAATTATGTTTCCATGGTGCCTTGGTGACTATAAAATCTGTACCCTGATTAATTGCTGAGGAAACAGTAGCTGTTCTCATCTTCCAATCCAGTTTACCTCTTCCATAGTCTATTTCCTCGTTTCCATCTTATTAAGGACCACCAATTGGTGATTGTGTTTACTTTTCCTGAGCCTGAGACGGATTTGCTGGTCCCGGATTGATGGTAATGCTACCATCTTCTGATTTCCCTAGTGATAAAGAGGAAACTAGCATGCCTGCCACTTTTTTTACTGAATCAAAATTCTTGACTTACCTCCAGGTTAACAAGAAATTATGTCAAAAAACGTGCATATTGGGATGCATGTCCTATGATTCAAAAAATCTATCCGAGCAATCAGAAATTCCTATTTGATCAATGAATGTGTCATATAATATAACTGATAATATGTTTTCATTTTGGTTCAGTGTATCGTCAGGTGGCTGTGTCACCTAGGGCCTTTGATGACAACTGGTCGGGTGGCGAATAGGTGGTGGTGTTCGGTCGCGATGTTGATCCAAGGCTGTTATCTCATTCTCCAAATCTTTTGTAATGGTAGGCCCTGTGCAGGCCGTTGGTTTCATGGTTCAACTAAGCTGAACAATTTCCAGTTCGTTCTGTTAAGACATTAGTATTTCATTCAGTTTTCGTATTTCCCAGTAGACTCAACTAAACCAATGAGAATAACTGTCAGATGCGCATCAAGATATCGATTTACAGAGCAGCCTTCTTAGAGGTTCAACTCTACAAATAGCTGTCAGGCAAAAATCATAATTTTAGCTGTCACGCAAAAATCAtaatttttactatttttttattaCAGAATCCAACTTTCTTATATCGCTCTCTCAAGAGTACTTCGAAAACTCTCTAAATCATGGTTTGGAGAGCTCTTGGACGAAGAAAAATATTTTTGGGTAGCGGGATCTATGTTCAGACTCTGTTCATTAAGGTCCGTGGGCTGGACAAAATCCGTTGGGCTTAGGTTGGGCTCAATTTGCTTGGGTATAGTAAGCAATAGGAGCTCGCAAGCAGGGTGATTTGCTGACATTGGACTTGGCCTTGATTCCGCCACCGGTGCAGTCCTTTTTTTTTAAGATAATGGAAAATTGTAGCTTCAATCCTCTTCAAAGAAGAGGCATCAGTCCCAAGTTAAAGGAATACACCCACTTTAAGCGCTTATAGCAGGTCTTCATTATTTTATTAATGTAAACGAAAGATGTAAGGCTATCCATTGAATGCGAAGAACTCCATATGGAGCAGGTTTATAAGACTCGAGATGCCTCAACCATCTAATTTGCGATCATCCAGGAGCTACAATAGAGCCCACAACCGAAGCTAGTATGTCTCTCGTAATGGAACCTGAAATGTTTTTGGGTGACATCTATTAAACACCTTATCATTTCTTATTAGCCAAATTGTCCAGCAAAAAGCTGCATCTCTGGTCAATAAGGTTACGTTATGTTTTTTGTCTCTCGTCTTTGACGAGCCACCAACTGGTCCCCCTGCCCACCATAGACGGTGTGTAGTGTGCTGGTTCATATCTTAGCAGCCATGGAAGTCATGGCTCACGGTGATATGGGCAGCGTCAACATGTTATTACGTGCTCTCCGTCGATGACATGCATCAATTTGTCTACGGTCTGTTTAGGAGTGCTCAAACTCTGAAAAACCATATTTGGAGCATAAGATCCACTGGAGCAGCTCCATTGTGGATCTACAACGACCCCACTGTTAGTGAGAAAAGTGTTTGGGAGAGCTCCATGGTGGATCTGCTAGGCAAGCCCAACAACCATCCAATTGTAGCCGAATCAGTGGGAGCTCATCCTCCTCCTTTGTCTCACTAACGCCCTGGGTCCACAGACTTCATCTTCTTGGTAGGAAGCAGAGCACAGGCGACATCAGGACACGGTGGGGCCAGGGCTGAGCGCAGACAGAGCAGGGCCAGACTTGGGCAAAGCGTGATGACTGGAGGAGCGCACGACGGCACCCCATGCACGCACGCGGCAAGGACCTGGGCGAGCACGGCTAGGACGGGGCGAGCGTGGTGTCGAGAGAAATGAAAGATGAACGAACCATTATTTGTCTTGTGTGATTAGTGGAACGGTGGATAATTTAGTGGAACGAGTTTTTGAAGCACTGCTTGAGGTGCTATAtgaagcctttgatgagctcaatgcatctcatgagaggctagaggaagcccatgagaagcttggcaaggctcacaaaaaacttaaaaaggctcattcctctttgcttgatgagcaaaataaaaagaagcgtGTTGAGACTTGCAATATATGCTTAACTTGTGAtgtaattgatgaatcattatctatgcctatcattgttcctctcgctaacccttcttgtagtacttctactttcacctcatctagtagtgatggtttcacttgtgatgcctcacttatggttgagaatgagaacctcaagaaggaggtcaataagctcactcacaccttggctaaggctatcgtggtgaggaccgcttgcttatgtgcttgggtagccaaagagcttctctctacaaagagggattgggctatattcccaaaaaaggcaaggtggccgttgctcctcacaagactagtttgtgaagaacaatggtcgattttgcactagttgcaagcaagttgatcaTAAAGAGCATAGGTGCAAGAACAAGGGCaacaatgctaatgtatcctcaattaagattaattctttttatgtgcttactaagggtacaattggtgtgaaggctaagttcattggtaaatcatggatgggctcaaagaagaaagccatttgggtgccgaagagcttggttactaaccttcaaggacccaagcaagtttgggtacctaaatagaattgatcttcttttgtaggtcaattacaaaggcggaggaaggcattgggttcttgatagtgggtgcactcaacacattaccagtgatgcaagaatgttcaactcaatcaacaccaatgacaatgatggttatgatagtatcacatttggtgacaatggcaaagacaaggttaaagagcttggtaagattgcaatatccaatgacatgagcatttccaatgtattgctagtagagagctagaacttcaatttgctatccgtggctcaattgtgtgatcttggattcaaatgcatatttagggtaaatcatgtagagatcataagtgtagatggctctaatttgatcttcaaaggctttagatatgagaatctatatttggttgatttcaatgctagtgaagctaaattatctacatgcttgttcactaaatctagcatgggttggttatggcataaaaaggcttggtcatgttggaatgaaacaattaaatagattggttaagtatgacttggttagaggcttgaaatatgttgtgtttgagaaggataaactttatagctcttgtcaagccgacaaacaagttggaaacatccatcctaagaaaagcatgatgagcactagtaaatcatttgagttattgcacatggatttatttgggccaactcaatacactagcattgatggtaacaaatatggctttgtgatagtggatgattacactagatacacttgggtattctttctagtggacaagagtgatgtgtttgcaatattcaaatcgtttgtcaagggcattcacaatgagtttgaaacaaccatcaagagagttagaagtgacaatggtagtgagttcaagaacactaggatTGAAGAGTTGTGTggtgaatttgaaattagacatcaattctcggccaagtacactccataatcaaatgaccttgtagagaggaagaatagaacactcattgatatggcaaggtccactactacacaaacgaatatacgcagcgttgcacttttgcactccgtggcgggcacctatttttgcccgctgcagtaaatcccacgatttaccgtggcgggcattttttatttaccgcagcgggcatcttaatatgtccgccacggtaaataccctatttaccgtggcggacatcgtaaggtgtccgccacggtaattcgatttaccgtggcggacatattaagatgcccaccacggtaaataccctatttaccgtggcggacatcgtaaggtgtcCGCCACGGCCGCCATGGAAAAGGCCTAGGCCCATCAGGCCCAAGCTGGCCCGATATTCGTCTACACGTATATATAGGTATACTTAGGCGCAGTCggcctctcttcctccccactcTCTTCCTCCCCACACGCTCTAGGTCAGGCCAccccgacggcggcggtggaggccccaacggcgccccttcctctccctcctctggccggcgtggaggccccggcggcggcggcagatccGGCGCAAGGTGTGGAGCCCTCTTTCTTCTCTCTCAGATCAATGGTGGATCTTGTCCCTCTCACACTCGCACCCTTGCAGGTCCCCGACGACGGTggcgagcagcggcgacgggtgcTCCTCCGCGCACGGTGGCAAGCAGCGGCGTGGCCCGTCCGGCGCGGATCCACGGCGAGGCAGCGCCAACCCGCCGCGACGGCATGGATCCACGGAGGGGCGGCCCCAACCCGCCGCGATGGCACGGATCCACGGAGGGGCATCGTCTCCCTCCCACCCAATCGACGGTGGCATAGATTCGGTGGGCGTGGCGCCCACCCtggcccttcctctccctccggcGGTGCGGTGGGTTGGAGCTGCGGCGGATCCAATCGACGGCAGTGgatcgacggcggcggtgggatcTAGGTTCAGTGCGGCCCGGATCCAAGCCCGTGTgggctttttttctttttcctaaacGATTAACCGCGGCGAGCAAAGCTGTCCGCTGCgggaagccacgatttaccgtggcctttcggcggcggcggaccggtttgcccgccgcgggaaacccaAAATGCCCGACACGGATAAATATTCTGTAGTAGtgggtctatgcttagtgagtacaatgtgagtcaatctttttgggccgaagctatcaacacggcttgctattgtagcaaccgcctctattgtcatccattgaaagagaagacaccatatgagctcttgaatggttgaaagcccaacattgcatattttttggtctttggttgcaaatgctatatcttgaagaaaggcactaaattggacaagtttgacaagaaatgtgatgatggattcctacttggttattccactacaagcaaagcatatagagtttggaatttggatagtagtACTCTTGAGGaaattcatgatgttgaatttgatgaaaccatgggttcacaagaagataatgagaacttggaagatgttagaggcattcaactttcaaatgccatgaagaacatagatgttggtgaattgaggcctaggcaagtgaatgatgatgaagatgatcaagtgcaagtgatctctaactcaaatgtggaagatgataaaacacaagctagtacaagtggatctcatgacaatgaacaagatcaagtggctagtacatcatctcaaccttatgatcaaacaagtgcaagcaatcaagttccaatcctccaaccaaccaatgttgcaagggatcatccattggacact is part of the Miscanthus floridulus cultivar M001 chromosome 9, ASM1932011v1, whole genome shotgun sequence genome and encodes:
- the LOC136482428 gene encoding uncharacterized protein → MITPVSLRSRSRTCTSTRGSSTRWRARFGDVVGCESELIVPLVSQHLVNLNVHHVCMEKDCLDFSSCPVLEELKMKECGLWVRSMSFPSLKRLFFTECNFPVDRRVSISAPGIVSLRLLQCGGKTPLLESIPLLETASIDLSRYECKDKCGGCIDEICEGCHGYPVGSYWSMLLNVLSNAINLELKDQPEVYIYKRFLECCPIFGRLKTLLLDMWCRHVDMHALVRILQHTPILDKLTLQLRSDKNLLCAGRGERKHIRIEQSFSCPHLQEVSIECEEKLRVKDKVRQIVKILNRNGILKEQITFKKLPRPEVYRQVAVSPRAFDDNWSGGE